A DNA window from Zingiber officinale cultivar Zhangliang chromosome 3A, Zo_v1.1, whole genome shotgun sequence contains the following coding sequences:
- the LOC122052510 gene encoding protein DETOXIFICATION 42-like translates to MEPVEGPDVESEKSISLEDNVSGQPAPEEAATATVLYVATSTQDQETEEDEEEEEEEETPSALGKPRKTGLHIFFLDLRSVFKLDDLGSEILRIAVPAALALAADPLASLVDTAFIGRLGSVEIAAVGVSIAIFNQASKICIYPLISVTTSFVAEEDAIMSKSMEERKVQDPEKASPGSDTKPPPVADSENAGSSSTSHAAASACKRYGKKKKYIPSVTSALIVGGVLGLFQAIFLIFAAKLVLRIMGVKPGSPMLSPALRYLTLRSLGAPAVLLSLAMQGVFRGFKDTKIPLYATVAGDAANIILDPILMFVFHMNVSGAAIAHVISQYLITLILLCRLVQKVDVVPPSVNALKFSRFLRCGFLLLARVIAVTFCVTLAASLAARQGPTPMAAFQICLQLWLSTSLLADGLAVAGQAILATSFTKSDHHKVVFATARVLQHSVVLGLALSLVLGVGIRFGSGIFTKDIEVQKLIHKAIPFVAGTQTINSVAFVFDGINFGASDYTFAAYSMVGVAAVSIPSLIYLAPAHGFMGIWIALSIYMAIRMLASTWRMGAARGPWEFLRR, encoded by the exons ATGGAGCCAGTCGAAGGCCCCGACGTCGAATCCGAAAAGAGCATTTCCTTGGAAGACAACGTCAGCGGCCAACCGGCGCCGGAGGAAGCTGCGACGGCGACAGTTCTATATGTTGCAACGAGCACTCAGGATCAAGAAACTgaggaggatgaagaagaagaagaagaagaagagacacCGTCCGCGTTAGGCAAACCAAGGAAAACTGGGCTTCATATCTTCTTTCTAGATTTAAG GAGTGTGTTCAAGCTGGATGATCTTGGATCAGAGATTCTGCGCATTGCAGTCCCTGCAGCATTGGCTTTGGCGGCTGATCCACTTGCTTCTCTAGTGGACACTGCGTTCATTGGCCGATTAG GTTCTGTTGAGATTGCTGCGGTAGGAGTGTCTATAGCCATCTTCAACCAGGCGTCCAAGATCTGCATCTACCCTCTCATCAGTGTGACGACCTCGTTCGTAGCAGAGGAAGATGCCATCATGAGTAAAAGCATGGAGGAACGGAAGGTCCAAGATCCGGAAAAGGCTTCTCCCGGATCAGATACTAAGCCGCCTCCTGTTGCAGATTCAGAGAACGCAGGGAGCAGCAGCACATCGCATGCTGCTGCTTCTGCTTGCAAAAGAtatggaaagaagaagaaatacaTTCCATCAGTCACCTCGGCATTGATCGTTGGAGGAGTGCTCGGTCTTTTCCAAGCCATCTTCCTCATTTTTGCAGCAAAATTGGTGCTGAGGATCATGGGTGTAAAACCT GGGTCTCCTATGCTGTCTCCTGCTCTGAGGTACTTGACACTGAGGTCACTCGGTGCTCCTGCTGTGCTCTTATCTTTGGCAATGCAAGGTGTTTTCCGGGGATTCAAGGACACAAAAATTCCTCTTTATGCGACTG TTGCGGGGGATGCTGCAAACATCATCCTCGATCCGATTTTGATGTTTGTTTTCCATATGAACGTCAGTGGTGCAGCCATTGCCCATGTTATTTCTCA GTACCTCATAACCCTGATACTGCTTTGTAGACTAGTGCAGAAGGTTGATGTTGTGCCACCGAGTGTCAATGCCCTCAAGTTTAGTCGTTTTCTCAGATGTG GTTTTCTGCTTCTTGCAAGAGTAATAGCAGTAACATTCTGCGTCACACTCGCTGCATCCCTGGCTGCACGCCAAGGACCAACTCCAATGGCCGCCTTCCAGATTTGCTTGCAGCTTTGGCTGTCGACGTCTCTGCTCGCCGATGGATTGGCTGTTGCCGGGCAG GCAATACTAGCCACTTCATTCACGAAGTCAGATCATCACAAAGTTGTTTTTGCGACAGCTCGTGTATTGCAG CACAGTGTAGTGTTGGGGTTAGCTCTCTCGCTAGTGCTTGGAGTAGGGATACGATTCGGTTCAGGAATATTTACCAAAGATATCGAAGTGCAGAAACTGATCCACAAAGCTATTCCA TTTGTTGCTGGAACACAAACAATCAACTCGGTGGCCTTTGTATTCGATGGCATCAATTTTGGAGCCTCTGATTACACATTTGCAGCTTATTCTATG GTTGGTGTGGCTGCTGTTAGTATTCCCTCTCTGATATACCTTGCTCCAGCTCATGGGTTCATGGGAATCTGGATAGCACTATCCATCTACATGGCCATCAGGATGCTTGCATCTACCTGGAG GATGGGAGCAGCAAGGGGGCCATGGGAGTTTCTGAGGAGATGA